The sequence TATGATAGGTCAAATGCCAGCATACCCTGATATGACAGAAGAAGAGATTTCAACAATTGCTGAATATCTCGAAACAGGTAAGTAATGATTAAAGATTTTTTCGTAGTTACCAAATTTATTCTCTCCTTTGCAGTCAGTTTATCTGCACTCTTTGCCTATATCATGGCAAAGGGAGAGATTGGTGTAGATATGTTTATTGCTACCTTCTCTGTACTTTTAGTAGCGATGGGAGTTTCGACTCTTAATCAAGTACAAGAGTATAAAGAAGATTCCAAGATGGAAAGAACGAAAAATCGTCCTATCGCAGCGGGACGTATGTCCCCTCGTACCGGGATTATCATCGCATTAGTATTGATCCTGGTCTCATTTGCGTCTATCTATTCACTCTTAGGCCTTACAGGGATAAACTTTTTTGGTTTTGCATTTATTTGGTACAACCTCATGTATACACCTTTGAAGAAGAGATCTGCCGTAGCGGTGGTTCCAGGAGCGATACTGGGTGTTATCCCACCGGCTATCGGGTG is a genomic window of Sulfurovum sp. XGS-02 containing:
- a CDS encoding protoheme IX farnesyltransferase, whose protein sequence is MIKDFFVVTKFILSFAVSLSALFAYIMAKGEIGVDMFIATFSVLLVAMGVSTLNQVQEYKEDSKMERTKNRPIAAGRMSPRTGIIIALVLILVSFASIYSLLGLTGINFFGFAFIWYNLMYTPLKKRSAVAVVPGAILGVIPPAIGWLAAGHTLFELEFIALAVYYFIWQVPHFWLLVMLFHGDYKDGGYPTAMRLFGEGTLQRLTFVWLILTIHAGIYLVYTFNVYLMVTVVLSAALGVWAFITSLQLLKKEFKLTDARAIFWKINAAFLGIIILLSIDEYVKHHI